The DNA segment ATGGGCCCGCCGATCGGCATCCACAGCGGGGACCGGGTGCGGCTGTCCACGGCCAAGGACCCGGTGCGCGGCGAGCCGGTCTTCCAGCTCGTCGACGAGCCCTACCGTGCCTGGACCTGACCGTCCGCCCGGCATCCTTTGGACAGCGGGAGTCGGGCCGGCCGGAGTTCAGCCGTCGAGTGTGACGCGGATGCCGACGGTGCCGTCCCGGCCCCGGCGCAGCCGACTGCCGAGCAGCGCCAGCCGGCCCGACAGGCCGTACTTGCGGGCGATCAGCTCGCGGTAGCGGGCGGTGGTGGCCGCATCGCAGAGCGCCGCGGTGGCCGGGACCTGGTCACCGCTCGGACGGCCGCGCACGTCACAGGGGCCGACCAGGACATCGGCACGGGCCCGGATCCGCTTCACCTTCCAGGAGCCGGCGGCGGTCCAGACCCCGAGCGCGTCCCCGTCCCGCACCACCCACACCGGGGTGGCCACCGGCGTGCCGTTCCGCCGGTGGCTGGTGACCAGCAGATACTTTCCCGCTCCCAGCCGTTCGAGCAACGCGTTGTCCATACCCTGCAGTCTAGGCCAGCCGTCGCCTCCTGTGGTCGGTGCGCGGGCCGGTCGAGACCTCCCGGCACCGGGTCGCTCCGGCGGTGAACACGACGGGGTCCGCATCCGTATGGACTGAGGGCACTCGACTCAGGGGAGGCCCCGCGGTGTTTCGCACCGCGCTGCTCTGGTTCGGGAGTCATGCATGAGGCACGCACGACGACGGGTCGTTCGGCGAGTGACACGGCTGGCGGCCGTCGGCGGACTCCTCCTCGGAGCGACGATGGTGACTCGCGCCGTCGCGAGTGAACCCCCGGCGCCGGACCCGGTCCCGTACGCCGCGTCCGAGGAGGACACCGGACCCGGCTCCGCACTCGTGTCGCGGCTCGGTTCCTCCCGCACGGCGGGCAGCTGGCTCGGCGAGAACGGGCGGACGGTCGTCGCGGTCACCGACGAGAAGGCCGCGGCCGAGGTGCGGGAGGCCGGCGCGGACCCGAAGATGGTGCGC comes from the Streptomyces sp. KMM 9044 genome and includes:
- a CDS encoding PPOX class F420-dependent oxidoreductase — its product is MDNALLERLGAGKYLLVTSHRRNGTPVATPVWVVRDGDALGVWTAAGSWKVKRIRARADVLVGPCDVRGRPSGDQVPATAALCDAATTARYRELIARKYGLSGRLALLGSRLRRGRDGTVGIRVTLDG